The genomic window GCGCAGCGTCGCCGAACACTTGGGACAGCGAACCTGTTTACCCAACGCCGAATCCGGCAGGTTCAGCTTGGTTTGGCACTTGGGGCAAGCAATTGTAGTTGGCAAACGAGTTCTCGCGGGTCTTAAGGGTGCCTGGCCAGGATAAGGGGCATCGGATCAGCTACCGGTCCATTTGCTTGCCCCTAGCATATACGGTCGCGTCATAATTCAAATAGTGTCGGCGCACAAAGCACTCCGGCGATGGGTAAACTAGGCTCTGTCTGAAAATCGCTCGCCCTCTCGCCCTCTCGCCCTCTCGCCCTCTCCCCCTCTCCCCCTCTCGCCCTCTCCCCCTCTCCCCCTCTCCCCCTCTCCCCTGGAGCCCGCCACCGTGACACGCCTGCCCCGCCTGTGCCCCGCCCTGCTTGCGATCTGCCTGTCCGCCAGTTTCCTCGCCGCCGCCGATCCCGCCGATCCAGTGAAAGTGTTCATCCTGGCCGGTCAGTCCAACATGGAAGGCAAGGCCGCCAACGCCCTGCTAGAACATCAAGCCACGGCCCCCGAAACCAAGGCCCAATTCGCTCACCTCCGCGACCAGCAGGGCTGGATCGAACGCGACGACGTGTTCATCAAATACTTAAACCGCAGCGGCCCGCTGACGATCGGCTATGGCTCGCCCAACAAGACGGGCGTCGAGCTGGAATTTGGCACGGTCATGGGCGATCACTTCGATGAACCGGTGTTGCTGATCAAAGCGGCTTGGGGCGGCCACTCGCTGTACCAGAAATTTCGCTCGCCCAGCTCCGGCTTGCCCAGCGAGGAAGCCCTGCAAAAGGAACTCGAACAGGCTCAAAAACGCGTTACGCAAAACAATGAGAAACGCAATCGCAACGATCCCCTGCCCACCATGGACGACATCCGCTCGGTCTATGGTTCCTCCTACCGAGCCATGATGCAGGAGGTTCAGGAGACGTTTGACAATTATGAAACCCTGTTCCCCGCACTCAAGGGCCGACCGCTGCAGCTGACCGGGTTTGTCTGGTTTCAAGGCTTTAACGACATGTTCGGCGACCACGCTCCGGGCGAATACGCGGCCAATATGGAACGCTTCATCAACGACGTTCGCAAAGACCTCGACGCGCCCAACCTGCCCTTCGTGATCGGGGCTTTGGGACAGAACGGTTCCACGCCGGCCAAGGGCGCCATGCTGCAAGTGCGTGAAGCTCAAATGGCGATGAACGACGTGCCCGCATTTGCAGGGAACGTCAAAGCCATCCGCACCGACGTGCTGGCGGACAAGGAAGCGGAACGCTTGTTCCCGGGCTGGAGGGACCATTTCGAAGCCTGGCAGAAAGTCGGCTCGGACCGCCCCTATCATTATTTGGGCAGCGCCATCTGGTTCAATCGCATCGGCCGCGCCTTTGGCGAAACAATGATCGAGTTGTTGCCGACGGAGTAGCAAACAGCGCAACGTAGCTACGCTCGCCAGAGCGTGGGCGCGGCGTCGAACCGGCCGGCGCGGTCCCCAGACTGGAAGCCTAGGCTACGTGAAGACGCGGCTATGCGACTCGGCGACCTCGGCCGGCTTCCTGTTCCCGCAGATCGGCATCGACGGCTGTAAACATCGCAGCGATCATGCGTTTGGATTTTCCCCAGTCGTGCCATTGCCCGGCGATCCGTACGCCCAGCGACAACTGGCTGTACCGCTGGCAGTCTTGAACCAGAACGTGCAGTTTGCCGCGGTTGGTGATCATCCCGGAGGGAATCGTCGCGGTAAAGCCGCACTCGTCGGGCTGCTGTTCCACTTGGTCCACGACCAGTGCATTGGCGGCCAGCGTACACAACGTTGCCACCAGCAAACGTCCCGGAGGTGCCTCATAGGCGCACTGAGACTGATGGCCGGTGTGCAGCCCCATCTTGTCGCAGATCGGCACGACGGCCTGAGCCAGTTTCTCGAAGGAGATGCCCAGGGGGTTCACCGCATCGAATACGGCCAACAGGTTTTCGCCCGTAATCCCTTCGCGCGACCCTTGCTGGGCAGTGGCGATACGCTGCTGCGGTTCGGGGTGCCTCAAAACATGCTCGTAGTCGACCGACAATGTCCAGTCGCCCAGCGGGAGCTCTGGCGGGGCAGGCTGCGACGATTCGGGCGATTGGGTAAGCCCGCAACGCGGACAGAAGGCAACCGCACCCTCGGTGCCGCAATGAACACAGTAAGCCATACCGAAGACCTCCGCGGACCACGCGCAACGTAGGGATTGAGTCCATGCTTACAATTCGTATCGGTCGAAGCGATAGGTGAGGGTGAGCCGATTCGCAGGACGGTGCAGAAAATACAGGCCTCCCCCGGGCTTGCCCCGGTGGAGCCGACGACTGAAAACTAACTCGACGCACCGTTCACACCTGGCGTGCGGTAACCGTCGCCGACCGCTCCTGATTGCGAAACATTTTGGGGCAGGGGGGACAACCATTGAGCGAAAAACGCCTGCGCCTGCGGAGCCTGTTGCGTCTTGCGGCAATTTCAAAC from Roseimaritima ulvae includes these protein-coding regions:
- a CDS encoding sialate O-acetylesterase, which produces MTRLPRLCPALLAICLSASFLAAADPADPVKVFILAGQSNMEGKAANALLEHQATAPETKAQFAHLRDQQGWIERDDVFIKYLNRSGPLTIGYGSPNKTGVELEFGTVMGDHFDEPVLLIKAAWGGHSLYQKFRSPSSGLPSEEALQKELEQAQKRVTQNNEKRNRNDPLPTMDDIRSVYGSSYRAMMQEVQETFDNYETLFPALKGRPLQLTGFVWFQGFNDMFGDHAPGEYAANMERFINDVRKDLDAPNLPFVIGALGQNGSTPAKGAMLQVREAQMAMNDVPAFAGNVKAIRTDVLADKEAERLFPGWRDHFEAWQKVGSDRPYHYLGSAIWFNRIGRAFGETMIELLPTE